In Juglans regia cultivar Chandler chromosome 13, Walnut 2.0, whole genome shotgun sequence, the following proteins share a genomic window:
- the LOC109007067 gene encoding 2-(3-amino-3-carboxypropyl)histidine synthase subunit 1 produces MEQRQQKQEEAAGELSSVSEKPISARVRTAPKRFVKSQIPDSILNDPALNAAIALLPSNYNFEVHKCVWRVLSAKAKRVALQLPEGLLMYSLVLSDILTSFASVSQCFILGDVTYGACCVDDLSASALGAELLIHYGHSCLVPIDSTSIPCLYVFVDIQIDTQRLLQTLTLNLPATATKSIVLAGTIQFASAIRSVKPELEKHGYRVSIPQSKPLSAGEVLGCTAPKIPKDVGGVEEERVIVFVADGRFHLEAMMIANPGIRAFRYDPYMGKLFLEEYDHKGMKESRKTAILKASTEAKSWGIVLGTLGRQGNPRILERLERRMEEKGFDYTVVLMSEISPQRMALFGDTVDAWIQIACPRLSIDWGEAFEKPLLTSFEAEIALGFIPGWWEKSVAVGSGTGCCAKNESCNECGNGDYPMDYYAQDGGDWNSSYAKNKKSSLPVRRNIVSSTHVAVS; encoded by the coding sequence ATGGAGCAGCGGCAGCAGAAGCAGGAGGAAGCCGCCGGAGAGCTATCATCAGTCAGTGAGAAACCCATATCGGCAAGAGTAAGAACCGCACCAAAGCGTTTCGTTAAGAGCCAAATCCCGGATTCCATCCTCAACGACCCAGCCCTCAACGCCGCCATCGCTCTCCTTCCTTCCAACTACAACTTCGAGGTCCACAAGTGCGTCTGGCGAGTGCTCTCCGCCAAAGCGAAGCGTGTCGCCCTCCAGCTTCCGGAGGGCCTCCTCATGTACTCCCTCGTCCTCTCCGATATCCTCACCTCATTCGCCTCCGTCTCCCAATGCTTCATCCTTGGCGACGTCACCTATGGCGCTTGCTGCGTTGACGACCTCTCGGCGTCGGCCCTCGGCGCCGAACTTCTCATTCACTACGGGCACAGCTGCTTGGTCCCCATCGACTCCACCTCCATTCCCTGCCTCTACGTCTTCGTGGACATCCAAATCGACACCCAACGCCTCCTCCAAACCCTAACGCTTAATCTCCCCGCCACCGCTACCAAAAGTATCGTCCTTGCTGGAACCATCCAATTCGCTTCGGCGATCCGATCCGTCAAGCCTGAATTAGAAAAGCACGGTTACCGGGTCTCAATCCCGCAGTCGAAGCCGTTATCGGCGGGCGAGGTGCTCGGTTGCACCGCTCCGAAGATTCCGAAGGATGTTGGGGGGGTGGAGGAGGAGAGAGTCATAGTGTTTGTGGCGGATGGTAGGTTTCACTTGGAAGCAATGATGATAGCGAACCCGGGAATAAGGGCGTTTCGGTACGACCCTTATATGGGGAAGCTGTTTCTGGAGGAGTATGATCATAAGGGAATGAAGGAGTCGAGGAAAACTGCAATTTTGAAGGCGAGTACAGAGGCCAAGAGTTGGGGCATCGTGTTGGGGACGTTGGGAAGGCAAGGAAATCCCAGGATTCTCGAGAGGTTGGAGCGGAGAATGGAAGAAAAGGGTTTCGATTATACGGTCGTCTTGATGTCAGAGATTAGTCCACAGAGGATGGCATTGTTCGGGGACACCGTAGATGCTTGGATTCAGATTGCGTGTCCTAGGTTGTCCATTGATTGGGGTGAGGCGTTCGAGAAGCCGCTCCTGACTTCATTTGAGGCCGAGATTGCGCTCGGCTTTATACCTGGTTGGTGGGAGAAGAGTGTTGCAGTGGGTTCAGGTACGGGATGCTGCGCCAAGAATGAGTCTTGCAATGAATGTGGAAATGGGGACTATCCCATGGATTATTATGCTCAGGATGGTGGGGACTGGAACTCATCTTATGCGAAAAACAAGAAGTCGTCCCTCCCCGTGCGGAGAAATATTGTGTCTTCTACTCATGTTGCTGTTTCTTAA